In one window of Candidatus Sulfotelmatobacter sp. DNA:
- a CDS encoding DUF3570 domain-containing protein, translated as MRRLRPTALVMGLCAACVPRPVSAALLFDESTLGTLYRYFTDSKDVAVRSYMGDYTIPLATDASLLVHYNNEQVTVPAVAAPPGSQDAIDAITTASRPISGNAYQDYVKVRNELVGELNRGGSQLEYYYSVEPDYLAQLFGGHLSRDVMNQQLNLSFGTSYGWDKIEPLPDADTNTGVSHKNTLHLDAVATQIVTPKTLVRVGIELNSVEGLQHNPYRNVYAGGTNVPERSPDHRSRRDAFIKINQYLANRSSLKLSYRFYDDDWGVMSHELESTLSQYITHGLFASYQYRYYTQTAAYFYMPEYPTVNGVDGYLTGDYRLSDLSSHLFGASLNFDLGTLAADVPALRRLGVRLDYERYFNSNNYSADILETGIDFRF; from the coding sequence ATGCGCCGCCTCCGTCCCACCGCGCTGGTGATGGGCCTGTGCGCGGCCTGCGTGCCGAGGCCGGTGTCGGCGGCGTTGTTGTTCGACGAGTCGACGCTCGGGACCCTTTATCGCTACTTCACCGACTCGAAGGACGTGGCGGTGCGCTCGTACATGGGCGACTACACCATTCCGCTGGCGACCGACGCCTCGCTGCTCGTCCATTACAACAACGAGCAGGTGACGGTCCCGGCGGTGGCGGCCCCGCCCGGCAGCCAGGACGCGATCGACGCCATCACCACTGCGAGCCGCCCGATCTCGGGCAACGCCTACCAGGACTACGTCAAGGTGCGGAACGAGTTGGTGGGCGAGCTGAATCGCGGCGGTTCGCAGCTCGAGTACTACTACTCGGTCGAGCCCGACTATCTGGCGCAATTGTTCGGCGGCCACCTGTCGCGTGACGTCATGAACCAGCAGCTCAACCTGTCGTTCGGGACCAGCTACGGCTGGGACAAGATCGAGCCGCTGCCGGACGCCGACACCAACACCGGCGTCTCGCACAAGAACACCCTGCACCTCGACGCCGTCGCCACGCAGATCGTCACCCCGAAAACCCTGGTGCGCGTCGGGATCGAACTCAACAGCGTCGAAGGCCTCCAGCACAACCCCTATCGCAACGTCTACGCGGGGGGCACCAACGTGCCGGAGCGCTCGCCCGACCATCGCTCGCGGCGGGACGCCTTCATCAAGATCAACCAGTACCTGGCGAATCGGTCGAGCCTCAAGCTCAGCTACCGGTTCTACGACGACGACTGGGGCGTGATGTCGCACGAGCTCGAATCGACTCTCAGCCAGTACATCACGCACGGTCTGTTCGCCTCCTATCAGTACCGCTATTACACCCAGACCGCGGCCTACTTCTACATGCCGGAGTACCCGACGGTGAACGGGGTGGATGGCTATCTGACCGGTGACTACCGGTTGTCCGATCTCTCGTCGCACCTGTTTGGAGCCTCGCTGAACTTCGACCTCGGCACTCTCGCCGCCGACGTTCCGGCGCTGCGTCGGCTTGGCGTGCGGTTGGATTACGAGCGCTATTTCAACAGCAACAACTACTCAGCCGACATCCTGGAGACGGGAATCGACTTCCGGTTCTAG
- a CDS encoding DUF4266 domain-containing protein — protein MNARLSARHAASRLLPVALLLLLSGCAAQSVRAYQREHLVDRIMSFEAEAKKDARMTKSFEAREGSTGGNGGAGGGCACN, from the coding sequence ATGAACGCTCGTCTTTCGGCTCGCCACGCGGCCTCGCGCCTGCTGCCGGTCGCGCTGCTGCTGCTGTTGTCGGGCTGCGCGGCGCAGTCGGTGCGCGCTTATCAACGCGAGCACCTGGTGGATCGGATCATGTCGTTCGAGGCGGAGGCCAAGAAGGACGCCCGCATGACCAAGTCGTTCGAAGCCCGGGAAGGCTCCACCGGCGGTAACGGCGGCGCCGGTGGGGGCTGCGCGTGCAACTGA
- a CDS encoding TlpA disulfide reductase family protein, producing MSQGMSRSRLPGQRSRAMPAGLGVMAAALAIGGAAIAGTPASNVAHELGADPTTVQRVLENHALQTLDGRRVTLSSLQGQVVVVNFWASWCAPCRHELPALDALNSELSKKGGHVVAVSIDEDRANAARFARAQKLGLTVVHDGPDGLAKQLDLSHVPFTIVLDRDGTIAYAGSGSNDAAIQRVTEVARQLSSRAPLTAQQNDGGSR from the coding sequence ATGTCTCAGGGGATGAGCCGCTCTCGACTGCCCGGCCAGCGCTCGCGCGCCATGCCGGCGGGGCTGGGCGTGATGGCGGCGGCGCTCGCGATCGGCGGCGCCGCGATCGCCGGAACGCCGGCGTCGAACGTCGCGCACGAGCTGGGCGCCGACCCGACGACCGTGCAGCGCGTGCTCGAGAATCACGCGCTCCAGACCCTGGACGGCAGGCGCGTCACGCTGTCATCGCTGCAGGGCCAGGTGGTGGTGGTCAACTTCTGGGCGAGCTGGTGCGCACCCTGTCGCCACGAGCTGCCGGCGCTCGACGCGCTCAACTCCGAGCTGTCGAAGAAGGGCGGTCACGTGGTCGCGGTCTCGATCGACGAGGATCGCGCCAACGCCGCCCGCTTCGCCCGGGCGCAAAAGCTGGGCCTCACCGTCGTCCACGACGGCCCGGACGGTCTCGCGAAACAGCTCGACCTGAGCCACGTGCCCTTCACGATCGTGCTCGATCGCGACGGAACCATCGCCTATGCGGGCAGCGGCTCCAACGACGCCGCCATTCAGCGCGTCACCGAGGTCGCGCGGCAGCTGTCGAGCCGCGCCCCGTTGACGGCTCAACAGAACGACGGAGGTTCACGATGA